One Deinococcus sp. LM3 genomic region harbors:
- a CDS encoding folylpolyglutamate synthase/dihydrofolate synthase family protein: protein MSAGRDGSADVRAQAWQAELDWLFARQRFGVHPGLGRVQALLARLGDPQRSFRTVLVGGTNGKGSTAATLAAMLRAGDVRAGLFTSPHLTQFTERFMVDGQELPEEVAAAALARVRPQAEAVEASFFEIVTALGALLFAEAGVQVAVMEVGLGGRLDATNALDPVLSVVTNVGLDHTEFLGSTPQAIATEKAGILRAGRPAVVGVGADVEPIFAATGADLWRLDDHLLGTRLLGWEGGQVTLRGPDGPVTLHTPLLGPHGARNAALAALAALRLDLPAGAVTRGAAAAQWPGRLEVLSWQGGRVLLDGAHNPDGARALADALRELGVGPLPLVFGAAGDKDISGVVAALRSCASEVILTRAALSPRAADPQALASLFAGLPVTVTDSPAAALAVLAARQAPLALVCGSLYLLGEVRPLLLGEAAGGRERWQ, encoded by the coding sequence ATGAGTGCAGGACGTGACGGCAGTGCGGACGTGAGGGCGCAGGCGTGGCAGGCGGAGCTGGACTGGCTGTTCGCGCGGCAACGGTTCGGGGTGCATCCGGGGCTGGGACGGGTGCAGGCGCTGCTGGCGCGGCTGGGTGACCCGCAGCGGTCGTTCCGGACGGTGCTGGTGGGCGGCACGAACGGCAAGGGGTCCACGGCCGCCACGCTGGCCGCCATGCTGCGCGCGGGGGATGTGCGGGCCGGCCTGTTCACCAGTCCGCACCTGACGCAGTTCACCGAGCGGTTCATGGTGGACGGCCAGGAACTGCCCGAGGAGGTGGCTGCGGCGGCCCTGGCCCGCGTGCGCCCGCAGGCGGAGGCGGTCGAGGCGTCGTTCTTCGAGATCGTGACGGCGCTGGGCGCGCTGCTGTTCGCCGAGGCGGGCGTGCAGGTGGCGGTCATGGAGGTGGGCCTGGGGGGCCGCCTGGACGCCACGAACGCGCTGGACCCGGTGCTGAGCGTCGTGACGAACGTGGGCCTGGACCACACGGAATTCCTGGGCAGCACCCCGCAGGCCATCGCGACCGAGAAGGCCGGGATTCTGCGGGCCGGGCGTCCGGCCGTGGTGGGGGTGGGCGCTGACGTGGAGCCGATCTTCGCCGCGACCGGCGCGGACCTGTGGCGGCTGGACGACCACCTGCTCGGCACCCGTCTGCTGGGCTGGGAGGGGGGGCAGGTGACGCTGCGCGGCCCCGACGGGCCCGTGACCCTGCACACGCCGCTGCTGGGGCCTCACGGGGCGCGTAACGCGGCGCTGGCGGCCCTGGCGGCGCTGAGGCTGGACCTGCCCGCCGGGGCCGTGACGCGCGGGGCGGCTGCCGCGCAGTGGCCGGGCCGGCTGGAGGTGCTGTCCTGGCAGGGTGGGCGGGTGCTGCTGGACGGCGCGCACAACCCGGACGGCGCGCGGGCGCTGGCCGACGCCCTGCGGGAACTGGGTGTCGGCCCGCTGCCGCTGGTGTTCGGGGCGGCCGGCGACAAGGACATCAGCGGGGTGGTGGCGGCGCTGCGCTCCTGCGCGTCCGAGGTGATCCTGACCCGCGCGGCCCTGAGTCCACGGGCGGCCGATCCGCAGGCACTGGCCTCGCTGTTCGCAGGGTTGCCGGTGACGGTCACGGACTCCCCGGCGGCGGCGCTGGCGGTTCTAGCCGCCCGTCAAGCGCCGCTGGCGCTGGTGTGCGGCAGCCTCTACCTGCTGGGCGAGGTGCGGCCCCTGCTGCTGGGCGAAGCCGCCGGGGGCCGTGAACGCTGGCAGTAA
- a CDS encoding carboxypeptidase M32 — protein MTTPDQTAPEASPTTPVHPTMQALGRRLGQVSDLNAAASLLSWEQETFMPEEAAPVRGQQLATLAGLSHELFTAPDTGELLTAAQPQTPTDEAVVRVARRDHARATRLPTDFVEDRTRAQNEAHHAWIEARRHSDFSAFAPHLERMMDLARRQADLMGFGEHPYDALIDDYEPGMRASQVQAVFADLRDRTLPLLERIRAAGDAADYSVLTRPFPPQAQKDFAWRVAGEAFGLQGSFARQDESAHPFQSNFSRSDIRITTRVEPYWPACLFGTWHETGHAMYERGVHERWARTPVSAGASLGVHESQSRMFENLLARSLPFWERYFPQLQQAAPAVTEGLDAGALYRAVNRVNPSLIRVEADEVTYNFHVMLRFELELALLEGSLAVRDLPDAWNAKMQAYLGLTPPDDARGVLQDIHWSAGLIGYFPTYTLGNLLSVQLLEAAQRDPAVAQGVGAAEYGPLRAWLVEHVHQHGRSLTPAELTVQATGQALTADPYVAYLHRKYGGIYRLD, from the coding sequence ATGACCACGCCTGACCAGACGGCCCCCGAAGCGTCCCCGACCACGCCGGTTCACCCGACCATGCAGGCCCTCGGCCGCCGCCTGGGGCAGGTCAGTGACCTGAACGCCGCCGCCAGCCTGCTGTCCTGGGAGCAGGAGACCTTCATGCCCGAGGAGGCCGCCCCGGTGCGCGGGCAGCAACTGGCCACGCTGGCCGGCCTGTCGCACGAACTGTTCACCGCTCCCGATACGGGCGAACTGCTGACGGCCGCGCAGCCGCAGACCCCCACCGATGAGGCGGTCGTGCGCGTCGCCCGCCGCGACCACGCCAGGGCCACGCGTCTCCCCACCGATTTCGTGGAGGACCGCACCCGCGCGCAGAACGAGGCGCACCACGCCTGGATCGAGGCCCGCCGCCACAGCGACTTCTCGGCGTTCGCGCCGCACCTGGAACGCATGATGGATCTGGCGCGCCGTCAGGCGGACCTGATGGGCTTTGGCGAGCACCCCTACGACGCCCTGATCGACGATTACGAGCCGGGCATGCGTGCCTCGCAGGTGCAGGCGGTGTTCGCGGACCTGCGCGACCGCACGCTGCCGCTGCTGGAACGCATCCGCGCCGCCGGGGACGCGGCCGACTACAGCGTCCTGACCCGCCCGTTCCCCCCGCAGGCGCAGAAGGACTTCGCGTGGCGCGTGGCGGGCGAGGCGTTCGGGTTGCAGGGCAGTTTCGCGCGGCAGGACGAGAGTGCGCATCCGTTCCAGTCGAACTTCAGCCGCAGCGATATCCGCATCACGACCCGCGTGGAGCCGTACTGGCCCGCCTGCCTGTTCGGTACCTGGCACGAGACCGGGCACGCCATGTACGAACGGGGCGTGCATGAACGCTGGGCGCGCACGCCGGTGTCGGCCGGGGCGAGTCTGGGCGTGCACGAGAGCCAGTCGCGGATGTTCGAGAACCTGCTGGCCCGCAGCCTGCCGTTCTGGGAGCGGTACTTCCCGCAGCTTCAGCAGGCCGCGCCTGCCGTCACCGAAGGGCTTGATGCCGGGGCGCTGTACCGCGCCGTGAACCGCGTGAATCCCAGCCTGATCCGCGTGGAGGCCGACGAGGTCACGTACAACTTCCACGTGATGCTGCGCTTCGAGCTGGAACTCGCGCTGCTGGAGGGCAGCCTCGCGGTGCGGGACCTGCCGGACGCCTGGAACGCGAAGATGCAGGCGTACCTGGGCCTGACCCCGCCCGATGATGCGCGCGGCGTGTTGCAGGACATTCACTGGTCGGCCGGGCTGATCGGGTACTTCCCGACCTACACGCTGGGGAACCTGCTGAGCGTGCAACTGCTGGAGGCCGCGCAGCGCGACCCTGCCGTGGCGCAGGGCGTGGGCGCCGCCGAGTACGGCCCGCTGCGCGCGTGGCTGGTCGAGCATGTCCACCAGCACGGCCGCAGCCTGACCCCGGCCGAACTGACCGTGCAGGCCACCGGGCAGGCCCTGACCGCCGACCCGTACGTGGCGTACCTGCACCGCAAGTACGGCGGGATCTACCGCCTGGACTGA
- a CDS encoding helix-turn-helix transcriptional regulator — MKLHERLRELRSERGLRLKDVAETAGISVPYLSDLERGRTNPSLETLQTLAGAYAITVHDLLEGVEFYGPSTEGSLPKGLADLVADPTLGPQITPDWVRTLSRIELRGKRPRDKQDWYEIYLHLKRILN; from the coding sequence ATGAAACTGCACGAAAGACTCCGCGAACTGCGCAGCGAACGCGGGCTGCGGCTCAAGGACGTCGCCGAGACGGCCGGGATCAGCGTCCCGTACCTCAGCGACCTCGAACGCGGCCGCACCAACCCCAGCCTGGAAACCCTCCAGACCCTGGCCGGCGCGTACGCCATCACCGTTCACGACCTGCTCGAAGGGGTCGAGTTCTACGGTCCGTCCACCGAGGGCTCCCTGCCCAAGGGCCTGGCCGACCTCGTCGCCGATCCCACGCTGGGACCGCAGATCACGCCCGACTGGGTTCGCACCCTGTCCCGCATCGAACTGCGCGGCAAACGCCCCCGCGACAAGCAGGACTGGTACGAGATCTACCTGCACCTCAAACGCATCCTGAACTGA
- a CDS encoding polymer-forming cytoskeletal protein has protein sequence MGAERHNPEVRSAAPAWLDLLHLEADGALSEAQRATLRTLEEQDGAQVQRQRRRLTACAAALAASPPLPRSVAAGVAREVRLAACLGSPPALPSSVAAAVAADIRLATQLNPVPAPRSVAAQVVRDVRLHVALGASLPPAASGAGAVAERVNWNAQLQPGPLPPVGVASWVAARVAAEAGAASVPEIGAAPSAALSPEVRSPDLRPAVVPFPPLNALGAPTRHNPAPLILVVSLLLSLTLLGVVTVWPNLAAGALVIQTLLAQVSPVAGVGLALLLLTSALVSARPTPVMQRLGAGAFALSAALTLPALYGLAGSGVTFGQDVQVSGRVNGNVITVGGNVHLNSGADVRGEVITLLGDVYRAPDAQVAGRVNALLGHAPGDREALATEAPRGLAAVTASAFRPVLGWLGSAAWPQVFVTLTGGALLLLFVSGLAPVLARRQRHAPVRTLALGILALAVLLGPAGGLALAGLLGPALIALALTAVLLALGLSVSAYDVGRAVALRARLPVPDAVGGMLGLCAVAASLSVPPLAFALALVGGAWGAGTLLLARGQATETLDLPGAA, from the coding sequence ATGGGCGCAGAACGTCACAACCCGGAAGTCAGGTCGGCCGCGCCCGCGTGGCTGGACCTGCTTCACCTGGAAGCCGACGGCGCGCTCAGCGAGGCGCAGCGGGCCACCCTGCGCACCCTGGAAGAGCAGGACGGCGCGCAGGTGCAGCGGCAGCGGCGGCGGCTCACGGCCTGCGCGGCCGCCCTGGCGGCCTCCCCTCCCCTGCCCCGCAGCGTCGCGGCGGGCGTGGCGCGTGAGGTGCGGCTGGCGGCCTGTCTCGGGTCGCCGCCCGCGCTGCCGTCGTCGGTGGCAGCGGCGGTGGCGGCCGACATCCGTCTGGCCACGCAGCTGAATCCGGTACCTGCGCCCCGCAGCGTCGCTGCGCAGGTCGTGCGGGACGTGCGGCTGCACGTCGCGCTGGGGGCGTCGTTACCCCCGGCGGCCAGTGGCGCCGGGGCGGTGGCCGAGCGGGTGAACTGGAACGCGCAGCTTCAGCCGGGGCCGCTGCCGCCGGTGGGCGTGGCGTCCTGGGTGGCGGCGCGCGTCGCGGCGGAGGCGGGGGCCGCCAGCGTGCCGGAGATCGGAGCGGCCCCTTCCGCCGCCCTCTCCCCCGAGGTCCGTTCCCCCGATCTCCGTCCTGCGGTTGTCCCGTTCCCGCCGCTGAACGCGTTGGGTGCCCCGACCCGTCACAACCCGGCCCCCCTGATTCTGGTGGTGTCGCTGCTGCTATCCCTGACGCTGCTGGGGGTCGTGACCGTCTGGCCGAACCTCGCGGCGGGCGCGCTGGTGATTCAGACGCTGCTGGCGCAGGTGTCGCCGGTCGCGGGCGTGGGGCTGGCGCTGCTGCTGCTCACGAGCGCCCTGGTCAGCGCCCGGCCCACGCCGGTCATGCAGCGGCTGGGGGCCGGGGCGTTCGCCCTGAGCGCCGCCCTGACCCTCCCGGCGCTGTACGGTCTGGCCGGCAGCGGCGTCACCTTCGGGCAGGACGTGCAGGTGAGCGGCCGCGTGAACGGCAACGTGATCACGGTGGGCGGGAACGTTCACCTGAACAGCGGCGCGGACGTGCGCGGCGAGGTCATCACCCTGCTGGGCGACGTGTACCGCGCGCCGGACGCGCAGGTGGCCGGCCGGGTCAACGCGCTGCTGGGTCACGCGCCGGGGGACCGCGAGGCGCTGGCGACCGAGGCTCCGCGCGGGCTGGCGGCCGTGACCGCCTCGGCGTTCCGGCCGGTGCTGGGGTGGCTGGGCAGCGCCGCGTGGCCGCAGGTCTTCGTCACGCTGACCGGCGGGGCGCTGCTACTGCTGTTCGTGTCGGGGCTCGCGCCGGTGCTGGCGCGGCGGCAGCGCCACGCCCCGGTCCGGACGCTGGCGCTGGGCATCCTGGCGCTCGCGGTCCTGCTCGGCCCGGCCGGTGGGCTGGCCCTGGCGGGCCTGCTGGGTCCGGCCCTGATCGCCCTGGCCCTGACAGCCGTCCTGCTGGCGCTGGGCCTGAGCGTCAGCGCGTACGACGTGGGACGCGCCGTGGCGCTGCGGGCGCGGCTGCCGGTCCCGGACGCGGTGGGCGGCATGCTGGGCCTGTGCGCCGTGGCCGCCAGCCTGAGCGTGCCGCCCCTGGCCTTCGCGCTGGCCCTGGTGGGCGGCGCCTGGGGAGCCGGGACGCTGCTGCTGGCACGCGGGCAGGCGACCGAGACCCTGGACCTGCCGGGCGCCGCCTGA
- the moaC gene encoding cyclic pyranopterin monophosphate synthase MoaC yields the protein MSRETRPEPTPELTHFRDGLPRMVDVTGKVATARAATAEAWVRLPAAARAALEAGTNPKGDPLIVARLAGLAGSKRTADLVTLCHPVPVTGADVQVTLEPAGVRVLATVRTTAPTGVEMEALTAVTIAALNVYDMLKAASKAIEITDVRLLAKSGGKSGDYSAPSAEAGTAALE from the coding sequence GTGAGCCGCGAGACCCGGCCGGAACCCACACCGGAACTGACGCACTTCCGGGACGGCCTGCCGCGCATGGTGGACGTGACCGGAAAGGTCGCCACGGCCCGCGCAGCGACCGCCGAGGCGTGGGTGCGGCTGCCTGCAGCGGCCCGCGCGGCGCTGGAAGCCGGCACGAACCCGAAGGGTGATCCGCTGATCGTGGCGCGCCTCGCCGGGCTGGCGGGCAGCAAACGCACGGCGGACCTCGTGACGCTGTGCCACCCGGTTCCCGTGACGGGCGCGGACGTGCAGGTGACGCTGGAACCGGCGGGCGTGCGGGTGCTGGCGACCGTGCGGACAACCGCGCCGACCGGGGTGGAGATGGAGGCGCTGACGGCCGTGACGATCGCGGCCCTGAACGTGTACGACATGCTCAAAGCGGCCAGCAAGGCTATCGAGATCACCGACGTGCGGCTGCTGGCCAAGTCGGGCGGCAAGAGCGGCGATTACAGCGCGCCGTCCGCGGAGGCCGGGACCGCTGCGCTGGAGTGA
- a CDS encoding YceD family protein: protein MTDSPRIHLGSLLRSSTEDAHAEGSLDHLQYEQGRTLHTLRFAEPAPFEVDVNALGSNEMYLQGTFEPVLVMECARCLREVHVPLEISLGTLMRYDPSADAPYLEEAETGEEVLVFGDPNLDLSAYLAETTLLSAPLSVLHDEECRGLCQVCGHDLNDGPCEHMAQVPVEEIDDQLGTPEGSLHARQNPFAALADLKLPEE from the coding sequence ATGACGGATTCACCTCGTATTCACCTGGGTTCCCTGCTGCGCTCCTCGACCGAGGACGCGCACGCCGAAGGCAGCCTTGATCACCTCCAGTACGAGCAGGGGCGCACGCTGCACACGTTGCGGTTCGCGGAACCCGCGCCGTTCGAGGTGGATGTCAACGCGCTGGGCAGCAACGAGATGTACCTGCAGGGCACCTTCGAACCGGTGCTGGTCATGGAGTGCGCCCGTTGCCTGCGGGAAGTGCATGTGCCGCTGGAGATCTCGCTGGGCACCCTGATGCGCTACGACCCGTCGGCCGACGCGCCGTACCTGGAGGAGGCCGAGACGGGCGAGGAGGTGCTGGTGTTCGGTGATCCGAACCTGGACCTCAGTGCGTACCTGGCGGAGACGACGCTGCTGAGCGCGCCGCTGAGCGTCCTGCATGACGAGGAGTGCCGTGGACTGTGTCAGGTGTGCGGGCATGACCTGAACGACGGGCCGTGCGAGCACATGGCGCAGGTGCCGGTCGAGGAGATCGACGATCAGCTGGGCACGCCGGAAGGCTCGTTGCACGCCCGGCAGAACCCCTTCGCGGCGCTGGCCGACCTGAAACTGCCGGAGGAGTGA
- a CDS encoding glucose-1-phosphate thymidylyltransferase: MKAIIPAAGLGTRLRPLTYTRPKPVLRVAGQPIIVHAIETLQAAGITEIGVVVSEITRVEIQHAVGGVEGVQVTLIDQHEQLGLGHAVLVARDWVGQDDFCVYLGDNLFEFGAKPFVERFAAERPAALIALVEVEDPTAFGVAQMDGTRITRLVEKPKVPPSNLAVAGLYCFTPQIFSVLDGMPPSARGEYEITDGIQRLIEAGAAVLGQPVMGWWKDTGRPADLLDANRLLLERVVLDVRGTVEDSRITGRVVIPASARVTRSKIVGPVMLGEGVVIEDAYIGPFTSIGQGSVVRGAEVEHSVIDAEARIEHLSTRLQDCLIGVRAQVRGGRTVPRTHKLTISDASVVELA; this comes from the coding sequence GTGAAAGCCATTATTCCTGCTGCTGGCCTAGGCACCCGCCTGCGTCCTCTCACGTACACGCGGCCCAAGCCGGTGTTGAGGGTTGCAGGCCAACCCATCATAGTGCATGCCATCGAGACCTTGCAGGCGGCCGGCATCACCGAGATCGGGGTGGTCGTTTCGGAGATCACGCGGGTCGAGATTCAGCATGCAGTCGGGGGCGTGGAGGGCGTGCAGGTGACGCTGATCGATCAGCATGAGCAGCTGGGGCTGGGGCACGCGGTGCTCGTGGCGCGCGACTGGGTGGGTCAGGACGATTTCTGCGTGTACCTGGGCGACAACCTGTTCGAGTTCGGGGCGAAACCGTTCGTGGAACGTTTCGCTGCCGAACGTCCGGCGGCGCTGATTGCGCTGGTGGAGGTCGAGGATCCCACGGCGTTCGGGGTGGCGCAGATGGACGGGACGCGCATCACGCGGCTGGTGGAGAAACCCAAGGTGCCGCCGAGCAACCTGGCGGTGGCGGGCCTGTACTGTTTCACGCCGCAGATCTTCTCGGTGCTGGACGGCATGCCGCCTTCCGCGCGGGGTGAGTACGAGATCACGGACGGCATCCAGCGTCTGATCGAGGCGGGCGCGGCGGTGCTGGGGCAGCCGGTGATGGGGTGGTGGAAGGACACGGGTCGCCCAGCCGACCTGCTGGACGCCAATCGCCTGCTGCTGGAGCGGGTAGTGCTGGACGTGCGGGGCACGGTGGAGGATTCGCGGATCACGGGCCGGGTGGTGATTCCGGCGTCGGCGCGGGTGACGCGCAGCAAGATCGTGGGGCCGGTGATGCTGGGCGAGGGCGTGGTGATCGAGGACGCGTACATCGGACCGTTCACCAGCATCGGGCAGGGCAGCGTGGTGCGGGGCGCCGAAGTGGAGCACAGCGTGATCGACGCCGAGGCGCGGATCGAGCACCTGAGTACCCGGCTGCAGGACTGCCTGATCGGCGTGCGGGCGCAGGTGCGGGGGGGCCGGACGGTGCCGCGCACGCACAAGTTGACCATCAGTGACGCGAGCGTGGTCGAACTCGCCTGA
- a CDS encoding polysaccharide biosynthesis tyrosine autokinase, with translation MINKRDRDIDVSSLVFSMKRNMAVISLTSLALGLTAYIASKNMTPSYESSAVLLASGSQSISSNINLGDAVITSQPLPEGALQQAIRSTVIINPLVESISSLDEIPLDEREYISQKLKRELSSQDFKSITLESRADRINGNGGIYIIRARARTAEASALIANATSNALIEWDKGRALENIRRASVGYRAQLLQLEEQLDRLGVSSGPDYQTLASRRTALQENLIKSEILASSTNGILSELSRAQIPTNPKSPKPILYSLIVIVLTLMLGVLVSFMLSIFDRTIRSEDDLLEINLPTLATVPRIRRRDIVFSGIVRAGRQAGLYEAMGFLRVNALNILKNSEKPIIMITSTAPGEGKSSVTATLADSFAASGKRVLIVDADLRRGTQNEVWKKYGESDNWVQIVGEGGARNTIDALSDPNNVVALKVEEYVDVLPSGTGLHDSLSLLNKTAIGDAVRLWKANYDIVLIDSAPLLSLADGLLIGQHVDGIIVVVEYGRTDLRSLKSTLRRSERSNLNVIGAVINKANMSEEGSYSYSYKQ, from the coding sequence ATGATAAACAAACGCGACCGAGATATAGATGTCAGCTCATTAGTTTTTTCAATGAAACGCAACATGGCAGTAATTTCTTTGACCAGCTTGGCATTAGGGTTGACTGCTTACATTGCATCTAAAAACATGACCCCGTCTTATGAGTCTAGCGCTGTTCTCTTGGCATCTGGAAGTCAGTCTATATCTAGCAATATAAATTTAGGAGATGCGGTGATAACTTCGCAGCCTCTGCCGGAAGGTGCCTTGCAGCAAGCAATACGCAGCACGGTGATTATTAATCCACTGGTGGAATCTATTTCATCTTTAGATGAAATACCTCTAGATGAAAGAGAGTATATAAGCCAGAAGCTAAAAAGAGAACTGAGTAGTCAAGATTTTAAGTCAATCACATTAGAGTCCAGGGCAGATCGCATAAATGGAAACGGCGGTATATATATCATTCGAGCTCGGGCTCGAACCGCTGAAGCATCTGCATTAATTGCAAATGCTACTAGTAATGCTTTAATTGAATGGGATAAAGGAAGGGCTCTAGAAAATATACGCCGTGCAAGCGTAGGCTACCGCGCTCAGCTTCTTCAATTAGAAGAGCAGCTTGATCGGCTTGGCGTTAGTAGCGGTCCGGATTATCAAACCCTTGCATCCAGAAGGACTGCATTGCAGGAGAATTTAATTAAATCAGAGATATTAGCCAGCTCCACAAATGGTATTTTGAGTGAATTATCTAGAGCCCAGATACCAACAAATCCGAAATCTCCTAAGCCAATTTTATATAGCTTGATTGTAATTGTGCTTACGCTAATGCTAGGAGTGCTGGTTTCCTTCATGCTGTCGATTTTCGACAGAACGATAAGGAGCGAGGATGATTTACTTGAGATAAATCTTCCAACCTTGGCCACGGTCCCTAGGATTAGGCGGAGGGACATCGTTTTCTCTGGCATAGTACGCGCAGGTAGACAAGCAGGTCTCTATGAGGCTATGGGTTTCTTAAGAGTCAACGCTCTTAATATACTAAAAAATTCAGAAAAGCCAATAATAATGATTACTAGCACTGCCCCCGGAGAGGGAAAAAGTAGTGTAACGGCTACGTTGGCTGATAGTTTTGCTGCCAGCGGTAAAAGAGTATTAATTGTAGATGCGGATCTAAGGCGAGGTACTCAAAATGAAGTTTGGAAAAAATATGGCGAATCAGATAATTGGGTGCAAATAGTTGGCGAAGGTGGTGCTCGTAATACCATAGATGCTCTCAGCGATCCTAATAATGTTGTGGCATTAAAGGTAGAAGAATATGTAGATGTGCTGCCTTCCGGTACGGGCTTACACGACAGTTTGTCTTTATTGAACAAGACCGCAATTGGTGACGCAGTTCGCCTTTGGAAGGCTAACTATGATATAGTGCTTATTGATAGCGCCCCTCTTTTATCTTTAGCAGATGGTCTTTTGATAGGTCAGCACGTCGATGGAATTATAGTTGTGGTTGAGTATGGTCGTACGGATTTGAGATCACTTAAAAGCACCTTGCGTAGATCCGAGAGGTCAAATTTAAATGTTATTGGAGCAGTAATCAATAAGGCTAATATGTCGGAAGAGGGATCTTATAGCTATTCCTATAAGCAATAA
- a CDS encoding O-antigen ligase family protein, which translates to MSSFVNLAKKISFAEKFIILLPLIYIISPLSLLGIRNLSALNQELTVVIFFYVVSQLFASLMTDNSLYALLGGSIKTLLILGLIGLGSTMDIRKISICMAAGLCFAILCAFIYSILIGQSILEQRLIHPYMTSTTLGIASAIIVMLAFFAELPRLSSGIQLLSRLILFSTGFVGIIASGSRGAIVCLVSGIVAVLLIKTDWKRIAYVSLFALIFIYTLYRSSLINFEVFGRLLSLSGSGREIIWDTTRQVIIENPLFGIGTYQLGKYLESQSECVLWVQKCPEWVSNIIIDTGKPWIIAHNASLQQISETGIIGFIGLALILGVVASSAVKSRNYMVISIIFGFFGASSIDNLLVVPSPFFGEIFWLFSGWSIANRQAITSMDIEKKPNQELLSFNYLSRIIFYIMRTLTAFSLGLLIVLSFLAPVILKYLFFIEDKYQDIAFYNIDINRKFGHPNRYLTSVDFSGSPGEYKILTFGCVDQCLIISDRNILISQNSNRSGLISIDGVSDINFNEFKIRIYRIDNSNQNPAPVGVYSYSLIGNKAPLE; encoded by the coding sequence ATGTCAAGTTTTGTAAATTTAGCTAAAAAAATATCATTTGCCGAAAAATTTATCATCCTTCTTCCTCTGATATACATCATATCACCCCTCTCTCTTCTGGGTATAAGGAATTTGTCCGCCTTAAATCAAGAACTTACTGTAGTTATATTTTTTTATGTCGTTTCTCAGCTGTTTGCATCACTAATGACCGATAATAGCCTATATGCTTTGTTAGGCGGATCTATTAAAACCTTATTAATCCTGGGTCTCATAGGACTAGGGTCTACTATGGATATTAGAAAAATATCAATATGCATGGCTGCTGGGCTTTGTTTCGCTATTCTCTGCGCATTTATCTATAGTATTTTGATAGGTCAGAGTATTTTAGAGCAAAGATTGATACATCCTTATATGACATCAACTACCTTGGGAATTGCTAGTGCAATCATTGTAATGCTAGCATTTTTCGCAGAGCTACCTCGTTTAAGTAGCGGGATACAATTGCTTTCTCGCTTGATCCTATTTTCTACGGGATTTGTTGGAATTATTGCATCAGGTAGTCGGGGTGCTATAGTTTGTCTTGTGTCTGGAATTGTGGCGGTTTTGCTGATTAAAACTGATTGGAAAAGAATAGCCTATGTTTCTTTATTTGCACTCATTTTTATTTATACATTATATAGGAGTAGCTTAATAAATTTTGAAGTATTTGGAAGGCTTTTATCCCTATCTGGTTCTGGACGTGAAATCATATGGGACACCACGAGACAGGTCATTATTGAAAACCCCCTTTTTGGTATTGGAACATACCAGCTGGGCAAATATTTAGAATCGCAGTCCGAGTGCGTTTTGTGGGTGCAGAAATGTCCCGAATGGGTATCTAATATTATTATAGATACCGGTAAGCCTTGGATTATTGCTCATAATGCATCTTTACAACAAATATCGGAGACGGGAATTATCGGTTTTATCGGATTAGCTTTGATTTTGGGGGTAGTTGCATCTTCAGCTGTAAAATCCAGAAATTACATGGTGATATCGATAATATTTGGATTCTTTGGCGCGAGTAGTATTGATAACTTACTAGTAGTACCTAGCCCGTTTTTTGGTGAGATATTTTGGTTATTTTCTGGATGGTCTATCGCTAACAGACAGGCAATTACCTCTATGGATATTGAAAAAAAGCCTAATCAGGAATTATTATCATTCAACTATCTTAGTAGAATAATTTTTTATATAATGCGTACATTGACCGCATTTTCATTGGGTCTGTTGATAGTCCTTTCTTTCTTGGCACCCGTAATTTTAAAATACCTTTTTTTTATAGAAGATAAATATCAAGATATAGCTTTTTATAATATAGATATAAACCGTAAATTTGGTCACCCAAATCGGTACCTCACAAGCGTGGATTTTTCTGGATCTCCCGGTGAATATAAAATATTGACTTTTGGATGTGTAGACCAGTGCCTAATAATTAGCGATAGAAATATCTTAATATCTCAAAATTCTAATCGTTCTGGCCTGATAAGCATTGATGGCGTATCAGATATTAATTTTAATGAATTTAAAATTAGGATATATAGGATAGATAACTCAAATCAAAATCCTGCCCCTGTAGGCGTGTATAGTTACTCCTTAATTGGAAATAAAGCGCCATTAGAATAA